Proteins encoded within one genomic window of Thunnus maccoyii chromosome 22, fThuMac1.1, whole genome shotgun sequence:
- the nat16 gene encoding histidine N-acetyltransferase isoform X1, translating into MILVSMFSSLDQQDNLLKTCYFKMKIDTSLTMPQLPETLSQAGLQFAVATEEDFDEIMAMSQDIYGGLDYLPTRYTSWLQETNRTVILARKQGKVIALESVCVIDNGETMLVEGLRVAPQERGKGVAGVLLRFCCELVKSKYPEVKVTRLTRDDQLGPKDFQKYRLITKQGILLVRFRAEDLKLRLSELGLAGDIQSSLSISSSNPPPVRLDHTAIHRLYLTTDLMQGVLPNATIIQDWQPFKPMPSNMAILLKKDIDWMVDDVANPTVASLCTFPFRVPIGDDWYYLNIDMFGKDLDLARQQFLYHLQRHTTTLKGHVMCQMFLDPPLWKPMAEFCNNTLSVELVKEYTEQCVVESDVV; encoded by the exons ATGATTTTGGTGTCCATGTTCTCGTCACTTGACCAACAGGATAATCTTCTGAAGACATG TTATTTCAAGATGAAGATTGATACCAGCCTGACTATGCCCCAGCTCCCAGAGACCCTGTCCCAGGCAGGCCTTCAGTTTGCTGTGGCCACTGAGGAGGACTTTGATGAAATCATGGCAATGAGCCAGGATATCTATGGCGGCCTTGACTACCTGCCCACTAGATACACCAGCTGGCTGCAGGAAACCAACCGCACAGTTATATTGGCCCGCAAACAGGGAAAAGTG ATTGCTCTGGAGTCGGTGTGTGTGATTGACAATGGGGAGACTATGCTGGTAGAAGGTCTCCGTGTTGCCCCTCAGGAAAGGGGCAAGGGTGTGGCGGGTGTTCTGCTGCGCTTTTGCTGCGAACTTGTCAAATCCAAATACCCAGAGGTCAAAGTAACCCGTCTGACCCGTGATGATCAGCTTGGACCCAAGGACTTCCAGAAGTATCGCCTCATAACCAAGCAG GGTATTCTGCTGGTGCGCTTCAGAGCTGAAGACCTCAAGCTCCGTCTGTCTGAACTTGGTCTGGCTGGAGACATCCAATCGTCTTtgtccatctcctcctctaATCCTCCTCCGGTGCGCCTTGACCATACAGCTATCCATCGGCTTTATCTGACCACTGACCTGATGCAGGGGGTCCTTCCTAATGCCACCATTATTCAAGACTGGCAGCCATTCAAGCCTATGCCCAGTAACATGGCCATCCTACTGAAGAAGGATATTGACTGGATGGTGGATGATGTGGCCAACCCTACCGTGGCCAGCCTCTGTACCTTCCCTTTCAGGGTGCCCATCGGAGATGACTG GTATTACCTGAACATTGACATGTTTGGTAAAGACCTGGACCTGGCTAGGCAGCAGTTCTTGTACCACCTGCAGCGCCACACCACCACCCTGAAGGGTCACGTGATGTGCCAGATGTTCCTGGATCCACCACTCTGGAAACCCATGGCTGAATTCTGCAACAACACCTTGAGTGTGGAGCTGGTGAAGGAGTACACCGAGCAATGTGTGGTGGAGTCAGACGTCGTGTAG
- the nat16 gene encoding histidine N-acetyltransferase isoform X2, producing MKIDTSLTMPQLPETLSQAGLQFAVATEEDFDEIMAMSQDIYGGLDYLPTRYTSWLQETNRTVILARKQGKVIALESVCVIDNGETMLVEGLRVAPQERGKGVAGVLLRFCCELVKSKYPEVKVTRLTRDDQLGPKDFQKYRLITKQGILLVRFRAEDLKLRLSELGLAGDIQSSLSISSSNPPPVRLDHTAIHRLYLTTDLMQGVLPNATIIQDWQPFKPMPSNMAILLKKDIDWMVDDVANPTVASLCTFPFRVPIGDDWYYLNIDMFGKDLDLARQQFLYHLQRHTTTLKGHVMCQMFLDPPLWKPMAEFCNNTLSVELVKEYTEQCVVESDVV from the exons ATGAAGATTGATACCAGCCTGACTATGCCCCAGCTCCCAGAGACCCTGTCCCAGGCAGGCCTTCAGTTTGCTGTGGCCACTGAGGAGGACTTTGATGAAATCATGGCAATGAGCCAGGATATCTATGGCGGCCTTGACTACCTGCCCACTAGATACACCAGCTGGCTGCAGGAAACCAACCGCACAGTTATATTGGCCCGCAAACAGGGAAAAGTG ATTGCTCTGGAGTCGGTGTGTGTGATTGACAATGGGGAGACTATGCTGGTAGAAGGTCTCCGTGTTGCCCCTCAGGAAAGGGGCAAGGGTGTGGCGGGTGTTCTGCTGCGCTTTTGCTGCGAACTTGTCAAATCCAAATACCCAGAGGTCAAAGTAACCCGTCTGACCCGTGATGATCAGCTTGGACCCAAGGACTTCCAGAAGTATCGCCTCATAACCAAGCAG GGTATTCTGCTGGTGCGCTTCAGAGCTGAAGACCTCAAGCTCCGTCTGTCTGAACTTGGTCTGGCTGGAGACATCCAATCGTCTTtgtccatctcctcctctaATCCTCCTCCGGTGCGCCTTGACCATACAGCTATCCATCGGCTTTATCTGACCACTGACCTGATGCAGGGGGTCCTTCCTAATGCCACCATTATTCAAGACTGGCAGCCATTCAAGCCTATGCCCAGTAACATGGCCATCCTACTGAAGAAGGATATTGACTGGATGGTGGATGATGTGGCCAACCCTACCGTGGCCAGCCTCTGTACCTTCCCTTTCAGGGTGCCCATCGGAGATGACTG GTATTACCTGAACATTGACATGTTTGGTAAAGACCTGGACCTGGCTAGGCAGCAGTTCTTGTACCACCTGCAGCGCCACACCACCACCCTGAAGGGTCACGTGATGTGCCAGATGTTCCTGGATCCACCACTCTGGAAACCCATGGCTGAATTCTGCAACAACACCTTGAGTGTGGAGCTGGTGAAGGAGTACACCGAGCAATGTGTGGTGGAGTCAGACGTCGTGTAG
- the nat16 gene encoding histidine N-acetyltransferase isoform X3, with protein sequence MPRIPPRSILILHPILRLLPPQYDSLIALESVCVIDNGETMLVEGLRVAPQERGKGVAGVLLRFCCELVKSKYPEVKVTRLTRDDQLGPKDFQKYRLITKQGILLVRFRAEDLKLRLSELGLAGDIQSSLSISSSNPPPVRLDHTAIHRLYLTTDLMQGVLPNATIIQDWQPFKPMPSNMAILLKKDIDWMVDDVANPTVASLCTFPFRVPIGDDWYYLNIDMFGKDLDLARQQFLYHLQRHTTTLKGHVMCQMFLDPPLWKPMAEFCNNTLSVELVKEYTEQCVVESDVV encoded by the exons ATGCCCAGAATACCTCCAAGAAGCATCCTAATCCTGCACCCAATCCTGAGGCTGCTCCCTCCTCAATACGACAGTCTG ATTGCTCTGGAGTCGGTGTGTGTGATTGACAATGGGGAGACTATGCTGGTAGAAGGTCTCCGTGTTGCCCCTCAGGAAAGGGGCAAGGGTGTGGCGGGTGTTCTGCTGCGCTTTTGCTGCGAACTTGTCAAATCCAAATACCCAGAGGTCAAAGTAACCCGTCTGACCCGTGATGATCAGCTTGGACCCAAGGACTTCCAGAAGTATCGCCTCATAACCAAGCAG GGTATTCTGCTGGTGCGCTTCAGAGCTGAAGACCTCAAGCTCCGTCTGTCTGAACTTGGTCTGGCTGGAGACATCCAATCGTCTTtgtccatctcctcctctaATCCTCCTCCGGTGCGCCTTGACCATACAGCTATCCATCGGCTTTATCTGACCACTGACCTGATGCAGGGGGTCCTTCCTAATGCCACCATTATTCAAGACTGGCAGCCATTCAAGCCTATGCCCAGTAACATGGCCATCCTACTGAAGAAGGATATTGACTGGATGGTGGATGATGTGGCCAACCCTACCGTGGCCAGCCTCTGTACCTTCCCTTTCAGGGTGCCCATCGGAGATGACTG GTATTACCTGAACATTGACATGTTTGGTAAAGACCTGGACCTGGCTAGGCAGCAGTTCTTGTACCACCTGCAGCGCCACACCACCACCCTGAAGGGTCACGTGATGTGCCAGATGTTCCTGGATCCACCACTCTGGAAACCCATGGCTGAATTCTGCAACAACACCTTGAGTGTGGAGCTGGTGAAGGAGTACACCGAGCAATGTGTGGTGGAGTCAGACGTCGTGTAG